Within Ancylothrix sp. D3o, the genomic segment CAAAAAGACGATGAAAGAACAGCAACATTGGATGCTAATATCAAATTTAGAATAGAACTAAAGCAAGCTGATATGCCAGGAAGAATTGACAGCCTAATGAGTTCCTTTAAAGGAAGTATATCCACCTCCTCCAAAGCAAAATTAAATGCCATCTCCCTAGAATAAAGCTCTTCCTTGGTTTTCAATTAACAACTAGCTTATTCCTCACAAAGACCGCATTGCTAAATTAGCAATTACCCATAAGGATTAAAAATGCTTACAGCCTCACAAAATCTCCAACCTTCTCCTGGTATGCCTTGTCCCGAATGTGGTTTTTTTATTGAAATGTCTATCGAAAGTTTGCTCTATAAACCCGGCTTCACCTGCCCTGGATGTCTGCTAGAGATATCACTCGATCGCCCAAGTTCTCAACAGGCTTTAGAATTGTTACAAAAAGTTCATTTAGCCAAAGAAAATGGAGAAAAAGCTAAAAACTTTGATCGGTAAAGTTAAAATAACTTAAACTTATAAAGCACTGAATGCTTTGTGTAGTGAAGGAGCCGCAGGATGTTTGCTCTTTCGGTAGATGCAGAACCGGCCAACGAAATCATTTTTCAACTAAAAACCAGGGGGTTGTCATCCTTCTGGTTTTCACCCCATCAGGTGATTACATTTAAAGGATTGGTGGAAAAATATACTAATAGTAAGCTGAAATTAAGGCGTTGCTACTCAACGTGGTTAGCGATAAGTGTAACCTCGCATCGGCTATCTAAAGTACAAAAACATTGATTATTCAATTGCATCCGGTAGTTCATCTTCCACAAACCACAAGCGAGGATATCGATACGCGGCAATAGTGATCAGGAGGACGGGAATTTCCATTGTAATAAATAGCAAACCAACGCCGCGACCAGGCCCTACACCAATAATTTGTCCAATGCTTCCTGCCAATAAACCGTTAGTCGCCATTAGAGGTTCAAAAATGCGTTCCGCAAGAGGGCCAGCAACAAGATAAGCGACGGGAATACATGACCAACAAATCATTTGGATGGTGGCAAAAACTCGGCCTTGAATATCGGGATGAACTTTTCGCAGATAAATAGCATTGCACCAACCATTCACGAGCGGTAAGCTGAAGAATAAGATAAAGTTAGCAACTGCGAAAAGTGCAGCATCTGTGCGTAACCCAAATGCAAAAATGCACAGGTGAGCCAGGAGATCGAAAGCAAATATACCCCGAATTAAAGGTTTTGGCCCCCCCCAAATACTCATCGCTAGACTACCCAATAGCATCCCCGCACCGCCGATAGATTGAATCGTTCCCAAAACGGCAACGGAAGCAAAAGAAAGTACCAGGGGAGTCAGTAAAACTTCAACTAATCCGGCAACAAAGTTGTCCAGTGCGAATAGAATCAGCAGTATTAACAGTCCAGGGCGAGTGTAAATGTAAGTCCAGCCTTCAATTGCTTCGCGCCAGAGTGAAGGGTTTTCATCTGGGGAAACAGTAGCAGTTTTAACATGAGGAAAACGAACGAGTAACAGAGTGCTTACAGCAAAGAGGAAGGTGGCAAAATCAATTAAAATAATCCCTTGAAGCTGGATGATGCCGAGTAAGACTCCAGCTAGCAGGGGTGAAATTAGCTGGGCGCACGCTTCTGCTGATTGCACCATCCCACTCGCACGGGGGATAAATTCCTTCGGGACTAATGAAGAGGTCGAAGCGGTGTAAGCAGGTAACTGAAATGCTTTGCAGATGGAACTGAGGCTGACAGCAAGGTAGATATGCCAGATTTGAAGGTTTCCAGTGGCGAGTAATAAGGCGATCGCCACTGTTGTTATCCCCGCACCAAAGTCAGATACAATCATGCACTTGCGTCGGTTCCAACGGTCTACTAAAGCCCCCGCTACGGTCGAAATCAGGATACTCGGTAGCAGAGCAAATAGCAAAATCAGAGAGAATTGGGTGACTGAACCTGTAC encodes:
- a CDS encoding phage terminase large subunit family protein — translated: MLTASQNLQPSPGMPCPECGFFIEMSIESLLYKPGFTCPGCLLEISLDRPSSQQALELLQKVHLAKENGEKAKNFDR
- a CDS encoding MFS transporter; its protein translation is MKKSSTFGKMRVFYLVWFGQLISLIGSGLTSFALGVWVYQRTGSVTQFSLILLFALLPSILISTVAGALVDRWNRRKCMIVSDFGAGITTVAIALLLATGNLQIWHIYLAVSLSSICKAFQLPAYTASTSSLVPKEFIPRASGMVQSAEACAQLISPLLAGVLLGIIQLQGIILIDFATFLFAVSTLLLVRFPHVKTATVSPDENPSLWREAIEGWTYIYTRPGLLILLILFALDNFVAGLVEVLLTPLVLSFASVAVLGTIQSIGGAGMLLGSLAMSIWGGPKPLIRGIFAFDLLAHLCIFAFGLRTDAALFAVANFILFFSLPLVNGWCNAIYLRKVHPDIQGRVFATIQMICWSCIPVAYLVAGPLAERIFEPLMATNGLLAGSIGQIIGVGPGRGVGLLFITMEIPVLLITIAAYRYPRLWFVEDELPDAIE